From candidate division WOR-3 bacterium, a single genomic window includes:
- the prfA gene encoding peptide chain release factor 1, which produces MEIKDLEKKVSEKRRRLEEIEQELLKPEVQKKPELLALLSREYKEVKELLDDFERLKAVEEELKEISRITGEEWQEVIEKEKVSLTEEKERLYQKVLSYFLPNASSFRKNCLVEIRAAAGGEEAALFAADLFRMYTKYIEKQKLTYSVLSSTPSDRGGFKEIIFAVEGEDAYDKLRFEQGVHRVQRVPITEASGRIHTSTVTVAVLPEPEEVEVNIRPEDLKIDVFRASGHGGQHLQMTDSAVRITHLPTGITVTCQDERSQHQNKEKALKILKARLLEREKRKKEEAILSERRKQIGQGERAEKIRTYNFPQNRVTDHRINLSLYNLGEILNGELAPIIKELKKKEIEELLCSES; this is translated from the coding sequence ATGGAGATAAAGGATTTGGAGAAAAAGGTTAGTGAGAAGAGGAGAAGGTTGGAAGAGATTGAGCAGGAACTATTAAAACCGGAAGTTCAGAAGAAACCCGAACTTTTAGCCCTCCTCTCTCGGGAATATAAGGAGGTGAAGGAGTTATTAGACGACTTTGAAAGGTTAAAGGCGGTGGAGGAGGAATTGAAAGAGATTTCTCGGATTACCGGAGAGGAATGGCAGGAGGTAATAGAGAAGGAGAAGGTTTCCCTCACCGAAGAGAAGGAGAGGCTCTACCAAAAGGTGCTCAGTTATTTTCTTCCCAATGCTTCCAGTTTCCGAAAGAATTGTCTTGTGGAGATCCGAGCCGCGGCTGGGGGAGAAGAGGCAGCGCTCTTTGCCGCCGACCTTTTTCGGATGTATACAAAGTACATTGAGAAACAGAAACTTACCTATTCGGTTCTCTCATCAACCCCTTCGGACCGGGGTGGTTTTAAGGAGATAATTTTTGCGGTTGAAGGAGAAGATGCCTATGATAAACTCCGATTCGAACAGGGGGTCCATCGGGTGCAAAGGGTTCCGATTACGGAGGCGAGTGGCCGGATTCATACTTCTACGGTCACGGTGGCGGTTCTGCCGGAACCGGAGGAGGTGGAGGTAAATATCCGACCGGAGGATTTGAAGATTGATGTCTTTCGGGCTTCGGGTCACGGTGGACAACATTTGCAGATGACAGATTCTGCGGTGCGAATCACCCACCTGCCAACGGGAATTACTGTCACCTGTCAGGATGAGAGGAGTCAACATCAGAATAAGGAGAAGGCGTTGAAGATTCTGAAAGCCCGCCTCTTAGAAAGAGAAAAAAGAAAGAAAGAAGAGGCGATTCTAAGCGAAAGGCGAAAACAGATTGGCCAGGGGGAAAGGGCAGAAAAGATTCGCACCTATAACTTCCCCCAGAATCGGGTAACCGACCATCGGATTAACCTCTCCCTTTATAATTTAGGCGAAATCCTCAATGGAGAATTGGCACCGATCATTAAGGAGTTGAAAAAGAAAGAGATTGAGGAGTTGCTATGCTCCGAGAGTTGA